From a single Miscanthus floridulus cultivar M001 chromosome 8, ASM1932011v1, whole genome shotgun sequence genomic region:
- the LOC136474252 gene encoding uncharacterized protein, with amino-acid sequence MYFDGSLMKTGAGAGLLLVSPLGIHMRYMIRLHFAASNNVAEYEALVNGLQIAIELGVRRLDVRGDSQLVVDQVMKESSCHDPKMQAYCAMVRRLENKFDGLELNHVARKFNEAADELAKMASARTPAPPNVFARDIHKPSVDYASATEEDPSAEPTAGPEAPSAAETPSAEPEAMAIDAEPPKADQGTDWRVPLLDRLVRGELPADRTEARRLARRAKTYVLCDGELYRRSPSGILQRCITTEAGQSLLRDLHAGVCGHHAAPRTLVGNAFRQGFYWPTAVADATKLVRTCEGCQYYARQTHLPAQALQTIPITWPFAMWGLDMVGPLQKAPGGYTHLLVAIDKFSKWIEARPIAQIKSEQAVLFFTDIIHRFGVPNTIITDNGTQFTGRKFLTFCDDHHIRVAWSAVGHPRTNGQVERANGMILQGLKPRIFNQLKKFGKKWLAELPPVIWSLRNT; translated from the coding sequence cggcttcacttcgccgcctccaacaacgtcgccgaatacgaggccctcgtcaacggcctgcaaatcgccatcgaacttggagtacgacgtctcgacgtacgtgGTGATTCGcaactcgtcgtcgatcaggtgatgaaagagtcaagctgccatgaccccaaaatgcaggcatactgcgcgatggtacgtcgtctggagaacaagttcgacggtctcgaactcaaccacgtcgcacgaaagttcaacgaggccgcggacgaactggcaaagatggcgtcggcacgaaccccggcccctccgaacgtcttcgccagagacatccacaagccatccgtcgactacgcctcggcgacggaagaggacccatcggccgagcccaccgcagggcccgaggccccctctgccgccgagaccccgtcagccgagcccgaggccatggcgattgacgcagagcctcccaaggccgaccaaggaacggactggcgagtccctctccttgatcgcctcgtccgaggagagcttcctgctgacagaaccgaagcccgacggcttgcgcgacgcgccaagacttacgtcctctgcgacggcgagttatataggcgcagcccatctggtattctccaacgatgcatcaccaccgaggctggccaatccttacttcgggacttacacgcgggagtctgcgggcaccacgcggcgcctcggacgctcgtgggtaacgccttccgccaaggtttctattggccaacagcggtggccgacgccacaaagctagtacgcacctgcgagggatgccagtactatgctcgacagacgcacctcccggcccaagccctccaaaccatccccatcacatggccattcgctatgtggggactggacatggttgggcctctgcagaaggcacccgggggctatacccatctgctggtagctatcgacaaattctccaaatggatcgaggctcgtccgatcgctcagatcaaatccgagcaagcggtgctgttctttacggatatcatccacaggttcggggttcctaacaccatcatcactgacaatgggacacaattcaccggtcgcaagttcctaacgttctgcgacgaccaccacatccgggtggcctggtcggccgtagggcacccaaggacgaatggccaagtagaacgtgccaacggcatgatcctacaaggccttaagccaagaatattcaaccagttgaagaagtttggcaagaaatggcttgccgaactcccgccagtcatctggagcctaagaaatacc